The nucleotide sequence ATTCTATTTGCTCAAATTCACAAAGAAGCATTAGAAAATCTGTCTTATTTACACCTGTTGACGCTAAGAAGTCACGATCTGTTTTGACATTTGAATATATCGAAAAATCCTTCATCGTTTTATATAGATTAATATTGAGAGGAATACACGTTTAAACTAATGTAAACATTATACTTATCCCAATGCAACAAGTCTATTGTACTTATCCCAATGCAACAAGTCTATTGTATTTTAGCAGTCTAAAAATCGTTGTTGTTATAGCGTTCTTTTAGAAAGACCATCTGAAAAAGAAGAGTAGGTTTAGACCACTTCAAAAACCGTTTGGTAATAATTGTTGACCGCAGCAATGGGTTTTAAGTTGCAATAAAAAGCCCGCTGAAAATCCCTTAGTGCGGCAAATTCGTGCGTAGGAACATTATACTCATCAAAAATCAGTACATCCCCTTTTTGCAAATGAGGGTGGAGGGTAACCAAAACAAAAAGTGTGGCGCTGTATAAGTCCGCATCAAGGTGAATGATTTTGGGCTTATTTAGCGAGTTTTTTTGTAGAAAATCCGGTAGTGTTTTTTGGAATAAGCCTTGAAAAAATAAGGCCCTGTCATCTTCTAATTCTGGTGGTTTGTTGCCATTAGACATATCGCCCGCTTTGAACGGCCCCCAGTCTTCTGGCAGGCCATTAAAGGTGTCGAAGCCATAAAATCGTGTGTCGGGGTGTTTCAGATGTTTCACCCACCATGAAAAGGAACGTCCAGCGGCTACACCAAACTCTAAGTAATCCAATGCCTCGTCTTGGATGCGGTTTTGGAGCAACCATTCATAAAGCCGATAACGGTTGTTGTAGTCAAATTTCCGTTGGGGAAAGTCATTAAAAGCGAGTTTCCGGTTCTGGGCAATCCATGCGGAGAGCTGTGAGATGGCCGCTGTCCACTCTAATAGGTACGCAAATATTCCGGTGATGCGGTGGAGTTTCCATGTAAAAAAAAGCCGTTTTACAAGGCGCGGGAGGTTGCGTTTAAAAGACATATTAGGGAGCGATTCGCCAGTCTATGGCGGTATGGCCATGTTCTTGTAAATACTTGTTTGCTTTAGAGAAGTGCGCACACCCGCTAAAGGCATTTCCAGCCAATGGGGAGGGGTGTGCGGCCTCTAAAATGAGGTGTTTTTCAGGATGAATCAGGTTTTTTTTCTGTTTGGCAAAATTCCCCCAGAGCATAAAAACCACGTTGTTTCTTTTGTCGGACAGGGTGTGGATAACGGCATTGGTGAAGTCTTGCCATCCGATGGCTGCATGTGAACCCGCTGCCCCTTTTTCCACCGAAAGCATGGCATTGAGCAAAAAAACACCTTGTTCGGCCCAAGTAGAGAGGTCGCCATGCGACGGGATCGTAAATCCGGAAATATCGCGGTAAAGTTCCTTGTAGATGTTCACCAAAGAGGGCGGGGTTCTGACACCTTTGGGAACGGAGAACGAAAGCCCCATCGCTTGTCCGGGCTGGTGGTAGGGGTCTTGACCGAGGATGACCACCTTTACTGCCTCAAAAGGCACTTTATCAAAGGCATTGAACATCAGGGAGCCGGGCGGATAAAGGGTTTTGCCGGCGGCTTTGGCTTCGTGAAGGACTTTGCGGATGTTTTGGAAATAGGGTTTTTCAAACTCCGATGCCAAAACTGCTTTCCAAGAGGATGCAATTTTTACGTCTGCCATACCGTTTTTTTGGCCATAAGGTACGTCTTCAAGGAAATAAAACCATACCCAGACGGTGAAAATCAGGTTTTATGCGGTTTTTTCTTGGCTGCCGGAAAGAGGACATTGTTCAAAATGAGGCGGTATCCGGGAGAACTTTTGTGCAGGGCTAAGTCGGTGGGCGGATCCCCCACATAGTGCCGATAATCTTCTGGATCGTGGCCGCCATAGAACGTAAAAAACCCTTTTCCAACGGGGCCATAAAGATAGCGCACGGTTTCGCGTCCGGGTGATTCGCCAAGAATGGTGACGGTCGGTTTTATTTTTTCCTTTCGATACTGTGTTGCTTGTCCCATAAATCCACGCAAGGTGGCCACATGGTTCTGGGTTAACATTGTTGGGACGGGATCCCATTTGGCGCTAAACTCAAAAAGCGTAAAGAAATCGGTAGAAGGGTCTTGTAAATGGGGCGGCGGCATGACGTCTATATCGGAATGTTCGTACTCCATTGGATTCATGCTTACTTGGAAGTTCTGGAAAGCCATGGTCACATCAAAATCCAACTCGTTTTGTGCATTGGGCGAGAGGGCATCGCCATCAAAAACGGCGGCGGCGATATCGGTTTTATGTGCAGCAAGGGCGATATCGAAGGTGTCGGATCCTGAACACATGGCAAACATAAAGCCGCCATTTAGGACATATTGCCGGATGGTTTGCGCTACGGCAAGTTTAAGTTGGCTCACTTTCCGGAAGCCCAAATTGCGGGCCTCAGCCTCGGCGGTGCGTTGTTGTTCGATGTACCAAGGGGCATTTCGGTACTGCGCATAAAATTTGCCGTATTGCCCGGTAAAGTCTTCGTGGTGGAGGTGTAGCCAATCGTAGTTTTGTAGTTCTCCCGATACGATTTCTTTGTCATAAATCTGGGTATAGGGTACTTCTGCATATGTTAGCGCCATCAAAACGGCATCGTCCCAAGGCAATACTTGTTTCGGTGCATAAACGGCAATTCTGGGTTGTTTTTCCAATTTCACCACATCCATATTGTTAGAAGGACTTTGTACCTCATTCAGGATAGATTGCGCGGTTCCATCGCCGATGCGTTCAAACAGAATCCCTCGGATGAGCAACTCCTTTTCTACAGCGGTGTTATAAGCCGCCATAAAGGAGCCGCCTCGGTAATTAAGCAGCCAATCCACATCCATACCTTGTGCCAATGTCCAATAGACCAAACCATAAGCCTTTAGATGGTCGGTTTGGGTTTCGTCCATAGGAATTAGAATGCTTTGTGCACGGCTGTTGATGTTGCCGAAGAGTAATAAGGCCCAAAAAAGGGAGAAAAACTTTTTTTGCATGGTTGTGGGGTCATTGAGAAAGGGTTCACAGAAACTGCTCCGAGGCGAATTGGATTTTTTGGCGGAGCGGCAAAGAAAGAATTTTCGGGTTTGTTCTTTCCGCCAATACATACAAGGCATGGGCATTTTGGTAACACCTGAATGCCATTTGGTGTTGGTTTGCCGCCTCTGCAACCTCGGCACGGGCCATAAAAACATCGCCCACTGTTTCAAGGCGTTCGGTATCAAACTGTTGGTCTTCTTGTAACCACGTTGCAAGGTTTTCGGGCACTGTTGTTAGCCATTTTTCCATGGGCAGGCTCGTCAGGGTTAGTAATGCGTCCTCCAAGGTTTGTTCGGCCTCCGATAGTTTGTTTTCCCGCGCCAGTCCCAAAGCCTGTGCAATAACACGTGCGTATTGCTCGATGAGCCGTAAAACGGTGTCGCGGGTGTACATGGCATCTGGAGTTTGTTGGTTAGGAAGATATTTTGTCGCCTCGGAGTTTTCGGATGCGTGCCCGGACCTCAGGGGCGAGCAACGATCCGGGATATTTCAGGAGGACATCGGCATATTGGTCAATGGCTTTTCGTTTGTCTGGTTCACTTTGCTCCAGAATTTCGGCGATGGCAAACAAGGAGCGGTCGGCCAAATAACTTTTTGCATAGTCTTTTTGGATGCTTTTATAGGCTTCTATTGCCTCCGGAAAACGCCCCAAAGCGCTTAAAATGCCGGCGCGTGCAAACCGTGCTTCGTCCAATAAGGTGTGGTCTTTGAAGTTCGCCGTCAAGGAATCCAACTTGAGCAAGGCATCATCAAACCTCCGCTGGCGTTCAAAAAGGCGGGCCTTTGCAAAAAGGTTCATGGGGATAAACACGGAATCTTGCTCGGTATTTTCGCGGATGATGACCTTAAGCTCAATGGCGTCATTGGTAACATCGGTTGTAGTGTTTTGGTTAATCACCTCGGTGGTGGATTTTGCCATTTCAAAGTGCCCTTGATAGAACTCCATTAAGGCTTTCTGGAATTGGGCTTGCTCGGCCAATTCGCCTGTTCGTAGTGAGACATGGACTTTGTTGTAAAAGGATTTTGCCTGCTCCAGATCGTTATTCAAAACGGAGAGTTGTCCTAATTCATATTGCGATTTCCAATAATATTCTGTCCCGAAAAACTGTTTTTCGATCCGTCGGTGTGTTTCTTCAGCTTTTCTGAGGTCAAAAAACACGGTTTGGTAAAGTTCTGCCAGTTCAAAAAGCATTTGTGGCGTTAGAGGATGAGTGGGGTAAGCATCGGCAAATTGTTGGTAGGCACGTTTTGCGGCTTCATAGTTGGGTGCGGAAATGGGCAAGCCTTCGGGCGAGAGGGCTTTTTCCATGAGTGTTTCCGCACGTTTTCTTAGCATGGTGGCCAATGCCAGTTGTGCATTGGGGGCCATTGGTGAGGTTGCATATTGCTCCAAAATCATCTTGTAGGCTTCTTCTGCCACATCATAAAAACCCGCATCGGCAGCCGTTTGCGCAAAGGAGAAAATATTGGCACCGTTCATGTTCTCTAAACGGTCTAAGGCCACATTTGCCTGAAGTGCTTTTTGGTAATCGCCTGCCTCCAAGTACAGCCATGCGGCCAATTCGCGATAGGTTTTATTGAGGGGTTCTAAGCGAATGGCGCGATCTACCGCCACCGTAAAGGCCGGAAGCGCTCCTTCTTGCTCGTGCATTTGCGCCAATTGTGCCTTTACAAACGAGATCATGGCCGGATTTTCTAAGATCAATGTCAAATATTCGGTAATGGCCTTGTCAAACTTGCCCGCAAACCCATAGCCATAGGCCATTTCCATGTTGAAGAGCTTTGGTGCATTAAACTTAATCCTTGCCTTTTCTAAGAAACCCGTTGCTTGCTCAAACAAGCGCTCGCGATACAGCGAATAAAACACCATCCGATACGTATTTTGGTCGTTTGGAGCACGTTCGATCGCTTGTTCCCAAGTACTCATCGCCAAAAGTTCCTTGCCTTGCTTAAATAAAATGGCTGCTTTATCCGCCATAATGTTAGGGCTTGGATCCCATTCTAAACGCTGGTCAATAATGCGGAGGGCATCCTCGAACCGCTTTGAGGTGGCGTATGCTTCCCGTAGTCGGTCGTAAAAAGCGTATTCCCTTGGACTGGAAGCCAAAATGTCCTCCAAAAGTGGAATGGCTTTATCCGTCTGATTGGTGCGTAGATAGCTATCCGCCAGTTGGTATTTCTCGATATTGCCTTGTGCGTTCGTTATTTGGGCAACAAGGACGGCGAAAAAAAGCCCCCAAAAGGGTTTTATAATGGTGCGCGTTGCCATAGGACAAAAGCTGGATTTCGTTTTGGGAATACAAAAAAAGTTCATTAGATTTCAACCTGACTGTCGGACGATGTAAAAAGTTTCCGAATGAACGAAAGGAGGACTGCTTTTCGTTTATGATGAAGGTCTTCTTTGTACCGTTCAATACCTTTCATACAACCTTTTTCGCAAACATCAAACCAAATCCACCATGCGTTTCCTTTTTTTATGCAGTTTTTTGTGGCTGGGCGCTGTGTCCACCACACTTGCACAAAGCGAAGAACCGGAAGAATTTCGGGGAATGCTCCAAACGGGCGATAAAAAGCTGAAAACCGGAGAATTTTATGACGAATATGTCTTACAAGTTACTGCGGGACAAACCTTGGTTCTCGATCTTTTTTCGCGGGAATTTGATCCTTATTTAATAGCTTTACCCGAAGGTGCCCAACAGCAGGACAATAACGACCACGACGGGAGCAATACAAAATCTCAAATTATTTTGTCTGTGCAAAAGTCTGGGAAACTTACCGTTCGTATCACCTCCTCACGTCCTAACCAAAAAGGGCGGTACTTGCTCACCGTTACCAACCGGAGTGAGGCATTGGCCGAGGCCACAAACCAAACGCTCTCCGGAACCCTTGCAACCTCCGATACCAAACTGACTACAGGCGAATTTTTTGACACTTACACGGTAGAGGGGATTCCGGGGCAAAACCTGACCGTCTCGCTGAAGTCCACTGACTTTGACCCGTATCTCATCATTAAAACCCCAAGTGGCAAACAACACGAGAACGACGATGCCGGCGAAGATAAAGACCGCGCCGCGATAGACCTTAACCTGACGGAAAACGGAACCTATAAAATTTATGTGACCGCCTATGGAAAAGGAGAAACAGGCGCATATTCCGTGCGGATTTCGACCTCAAACGATGGAACCAGTGCTGCGCAACAAGTGCAACGAGATGTTATTGTGATGACCTTAGGGCAAACCAAACAAGGGAAATTAGAGGATGGGGACGCCACTGCGGATGATGGGGCTTACTGCGATTATTACGCTTTTGAAGGTCGGAAAGGGGATAATATCGTCCTTGAGCTATCCACAACAGCATTTGACCCTTTCCTTGAACTCATTTTGCCGGATGGAAGCGATATCACCAATGACGATTGGGAAGGGAGTAACCGTAAAAGCCGTATCGAGCTAACCTTGCCCGGAACCGGACGCTACCGCGTTACGGCTACTGCATATTCTAAAAAAGATGTGGGCGCATATAGTATTAAGTTGCTAAGAGGCTCCAGCACACCCATTACCCGTCCAGAGCCGACGCGCCCAAATCCGCAACAACGCCCCAATACCCAACAACGTGGCGCCAATACCAGTCCAACGGTTTATGGCCTGTTTGTAGGAATCAGCGATTATAATGGGCGGCAGTCTAATTTGCGTTATACGGCTCAGGATGCCCGAACCGCCAAAGAGGCTTTGGTTCGTGGAGCAGGGATGCCCGTAGCCAATGGCGTGGTTCTAACGGATGCGCAAGCAACAGTGGCTAATTTTAAAGCAGAATTGCGCCGCCTCGCCGCCAAGGTAACCCCACAAGACATGTTCGTCATTTTTTATTCGGGACATGGTGGACGTTATCCTCGCGAAAATTGGCAATCCAGCGACCCAGACCAGCGCGATGAGTCTATTGAATTGTATGACGCCGAAATTTTGGATGACGAAATGAGCCAGTTGTTAGACCAAGTGAAGGCAAAAACCACACTCCTCATTTTGGATTCTTGTTTTAGTGGCGGCTTCTCGAAAGACGTCATTTCTAAACCCGGACGGATGGGCTTGTTCTCTTCGGAGGAGGACGTGACATCGGGTGTGGCCTTTAAATTCCAAGCCGGTGGCTTCTTGGCCAAGTTCTTTGCGGATGCGCTGTTGCAACCTAATGCCGATGAAGATGGCGATGGAAGCGTGTCTTCCTTCGAACTTAGCCAGTATTTATATGAGCGTTATCGGGGAGATGTAAAGAGCAGTACAGACGATGATGACATTATCATGAGTAGCCGGAGTATGGGCTATCAAAAATTGGTGGTGGATCGGGGCAGTATTCGCCCAAACGATGTCTTGTTCAAAAAACGATGATTCACTTAAACACTTTAAAAAAATAAAGATATGAAAAAAGATTTTGCGTTTCTTTTGGTGTTTTTATTGCTGATACCCGCTATGACAACAGCGCAAAAAACCGTGGGAAGCACGGTAAATAAGGCTAAATTATTGGGGACCAGGAAGGTTTCTTTGCAATGGGTGAGCCATCAATATTTTGGAGCGGCCAAAGTAACCAACGAAAACGGAACCCTCATGATTCGTGGCGAACAACGCAGCCGAACCACCGAGGATTATGTCACGATTAATGGTGCAGTCTTGAAAATGGTGAATGCGCGGGAATTTAAATTTAAGGGCCAAATCGTAACCAAGGTGAGCTATATCAATGGTGGCGAGCCGTGTGTACGCGATGGTGTTTATACCTTTAAAGCCACTGGAACGCGAAAATATTGGCGGCTTCAGGAAATGGAAAACTGTGAAGGGAATAATGTCGTGGATTACGTGGACATCTATTTCTGAGGAAACGCCGATATATCGCCTATCGGGTTTACAACCTTGTCATAATTCAAAAAATGGAGACTTGTTCGCTCAACAAGTCTCCATTTTTGTTTACATCTGATTTATCCTATGCTGCATACGCAAAAGGCGTTGCTGCAAGGTTGCCTTCTAATGGTGATAAGTCCAATAAATTATAATGCTTAGCCTGAAAACGTTCCTTGGCTGAGTTGCCTGTTTTTGCGTTTTGGTTAAGCCCAAATAATTTAAGAATCTCCACGACAGAATGAACCTCGGTGATCAATTCTTGTTGTAAGATAATCGGTGTTTGGGTCTCGGCAATGGCTCTTGCAAATCCGGCCAAGAGGTCTTCTCGGAGATCCATCTCATGTAAGCCAATTTGTCCAATCAGGTGAAAAGGTTCAGCCAAAACAATGTTTGGGTATTTCCACATTGCCCCAATCATGGCACGGAAAAGGTGTCTAAAGATTACCTCTGGCGTTGTAAGTTCATCCAACCACAGCAACCGTATTTGGCGCGGTGTATAAACGCTATTTCCATACGGAACCAATGTGGGACGGACAATGAGGTGGTCTGGAATTAGGTCTAAACACGGTAAATCTAACTGACCAGCAGCATCCCTAAAGCCCACTTCAAGCGCACTTTCAATCTCAATTTGGGTGCCATATTTCATCTTTAGGCTATCAATCGCCTCTATGAAGTTGTTGGCCCAAGTGGTCGTTTGGGTCACACGAATCGAAGCAATGAACTTTGGTTCGTTACTGCGAATAGCGCGTTTAATGTCTTGTTCCAGCATAAAACTGGAAGAAAAAGGCTTTACATCGGGGAGGAGGTAAAAGGAGGTAGCAGGTTTTAGCATGGTTGTCTCCGAGCGAAAAGTAGAGGCGAAAGAGGAACTTGGATTCGCTCGGAAACAACGAAATTTTAGAAATA is from Rhodothermia bacterium and encodes:
- a CDS encoding caspase family protein, producing MRFLFLCSFLWLGAVSTTLAQSEEPEEFRGMLQTGDKKLKTGEFYDEYVLQVTAGQTLVLDLFSREFDPYLIALPEGAQQQDNNDHDGSNTKSQIILSVQKSGKLTVRITSSRPNQKGRYLLTVTNRSEALAEATNQTLSGTLATSDTKLTTGEFFDTYTVEGIPGQNLTVSLKSTDFDPYLIIKTPSGKQHENDDAGEDKDRAAIDLNLTENGTYKIYVTAYGKGETGAYSVRISTSNDGTSAAQQVQRDVIVMTLGQTKQGKLEDGDATADDGAYCDYYAFEGRKGDNIVLELSTTAFDPFLELILPDGSDITNDDWEGSNRKSRIELTLPGTGRYRVTATAYSKKDVGAYSIKLLRGSSTPITRPEPTRPNPQQRPNTQQRGANTSPTVYGLFVGISDYNGRQSNLRYTAQDARTAKEALVRGAGMPVANGVVLTDAQATVANFKAELRRLAAKVTPQDMFVIFYSGHGGRYPRENWQSSDPDQRDESIELYDAEILDDEMSQLLDQVKAKTTLLILDSCFSGGFSKDVISKPGRMGLFSSEEDVTSGVAFKFQAGGFLAKFFADALLQPNADEDGDGSVSSFELSQYLYERYRGDVKSSTDDDDIIMSSRSMGYQKLVVDRGSIRPNDVLFKKR
- a CDS encoding tetratricopeptide repeat protein, whose product is MATRTIIKPFWGLFFAVLVAQITNAQGNIEKYQLADSYLRTNQTDKAIPLLEDILASSPREYAFYDRLREAYATSKRFEDALRIIDQRLEWDPSPNIMADKAAILFKQGKELLAMSTWEQAIERAPNDQNTYRMVFYSLYRERLFEQATGFLEKARIKFNAPKLFNMEMAYGYGFAGKFDKAITEYLTLILENPAMISFVKAQLAQMHEQEGALPAFTVAVDRAIRLEPLNKTYRELAAWLYLEAGDYQKALQANVALDRLENMNGANIFSFAQTAADAGFYDVAEEAYKMILEQYATSPMAPNAQLALATMLRKRAETLMEKALSPEGLPISAPNYEAAKRAYQQFADAYPTHPLTPQMLFELAELYQTVFFDLRKAEETHRRIEKQFFGTEYYWKSQYELGQLSVLNNDLEQAKSFYNKVHVSLRTGELAEQAQFQKALMEFYQGHFEMAKSTTEVINQNTTTDVTNDAIELKVIIRENTEQDSVFIPMNLFAKARLFERQRRFDDALLKLDSLTANFKDHTLLDEARFARAGILSALGRFPEAIEAYKSIQKDYAKSYLADRSLFAIAEILEQSEPDKRKAIDQYADVLLKYPGSLLAPEVRARIRKLRGDKISS
- a CDS encoding class I SAM-dependent methyltransferase yields the protein MSFKRNLPRLVKRLFFTWKLHRITGIFAYLLEWTAAISQLSAWIAQNRKLAFNDFPQRKFDYNNRYRLYEWLLQNRIQDEALDYLEFGVAAGRSFSWWVKHLKHPDTRFYGFDTFNGLPEDWGPFKAGDMSNGNKPPELEDDRALFFQGLFQKTLPDFLQKNSLNKPKIIHLDADLYSATLFVLVTLHPHLQKGDVLIFDEYNVPTHEFAALRDFQRAFYCNLKPIAAVNNYYQTVFEVV
- a CDS encoding asparagine synthetase B, whose product is MQKKFFSLFWALLLFGNINSRAQSILIPMDETQTDHLKAYGLVYWTLAQGMDVDWLLNYRGGSFMAAYNTAVEKELLIRGILFERIGDGTAQSILNEVQSPSNNMDVVKLEKQPRIAVYAPKQVLPWDDAVLMALTYAEVPYTQIYDKEIVSGELQNYDWLHLHHEDFTGQYGKFYAQYRNAPWYIEQQRTAEAEARNLGFRKVSQLKLAVAQTIRQYVLNGGFMFAMCSGSDTFDIALAAHKTDIAAAVFDGDALSPNAQNELDFDVTMAFQNFQVSMNPMEYEHSDIDVMPPPHLQDPSTDFFTLFEFSAKWDPVPTMLTQNHVATLRGFMGQATQYRKEKIKPTVTILGESPGRETVRYLYGPVGKGFFTFYGGHDPEDYRHYVGDPPTDLALHKSSPGYRLILNNVLFPAAKKKPHKT
- the ung gene encoding uracil-DNA glycosylase — encoded protein: MADVKIASSWKAVLASEFEKPYFQNIRKVLHEAKAAGKTLYPPGSLMFNAFDKVPFEAVKVVILGQDPYHQPGQAMGLSFSVPKGVRTPPSLVNIYKELYRDISGFTIPSHGDLSTWAEQGVFLLNAMLSVEKGAAGSHAAIGWQDFTNAVIHTLSDKRNNVVFMLWGNFAKQKKNLIHPEKHLILEAAHPSPLAGNAFSGCAHFSKANKYLQEHGHTAIDWRIAP